In one Haloplanus salinus genomic region, the following are encoded:
- a CDS encoding tetratricopeptide repeat protein has product MDDDRPHRFSEGQGFDEEYEEFSLDPPELSVDPAQVDPVDSRVLTDMLDERNVASDQVDAERLVDVGLSYMGINRFEEATETFERAAGFAENDRIEQEAWVNKGAAHAQLEEYDEAVGAYEEALAIGEDSEHAASAHTNLAYALWEWGRTEQALEHAERAVEVDPRFAQAWYNRGFFLSERGLHENAVDCFDNAIRLGMRNTAVLEEKAIALEEAGRSEEAERVQEQAEELREEAERELVEDR; this is encoded by the coding sequence ATGGACGACGACCGCCCCCACCGGTTCTCGGAAGGGCAGGGCTTCGACGAGGAGTACGAGGAGTTCTCGCTCGACCCGCCCGAACTCTCGGTCGACCCGGCGCAGGTCGACCCCGTCGACTCGCGGGTGCTGACCGACATGCTCGACGAGCGCAACGTCGCCAGCGACCAGGTCGACGCCGAACGCCTCGTCGACGTCGGACTCTCTTACATGGGTATCAACCGCTTCGAGGAGGCGACGGAGACGTTCGAGCGGGCGGCGGGGTTCGCCGAGAACGACCGAATCGAGCAGGAGGCGTGGGTGAACAAGGGCGCCGCCCACGCCCAACTCGAGGAGTACGACGAGGCGGTCGGTGCTTACGAGGAAGCGCTGGCCATCGGCGAGGACTCCGAACACGCCGCGTCGGCACACACGAATCTGGCGTACGCGCTCTGGGAGTGGGGGCGCACGGAACAGGCGTTGGAACACGCCGAGCGGGCGGTCGAGGTTGACCCTCGGTTCGCGCAGGCGTGGTACAACCGCGGCTTCTTTCTCTCGGAGCGTGGCCTGCACGAGAACGCGGTCGACTGCTTTGACAACGCCATCCGTCTCGGGATGCGCAACACCGCGGTGCTGGAGGAGAAGGCCATCGCCTTGGAGGAGGCGGGACGGAGCGAGGAGGCCGAACGCGTCCAAGAGCAGGCCGAGGAGCTACGCGAGGAGGCCGAACGTGAACTGGTCGAGGACCGGTAG
- a CDS encoding DUF424 domain-containing protein, producing MLVRERDTPEGLLVAVCDEECLGETYGDDDVSLTVTEEFYGGDEADADEVVDSLTRASVANLVGEECVTVAIEAGLVDEERVLDLGDALHAQLLWL from the coding sequence ATGTTGGTCCGCGAGCGCGACACCCCCGAGGGGCTGCTCGTCGCCGTCTGTGACGAGGAGTGTCTCGGCGAAACCTACGGCGACGACGACGTGTCGCTGACGGTGACCGAGGAGTTCTACGGGGGCGACGAAGCCGACGCCGACGAGGTGGTGGACTCGCTGACGCGGGCCTCGGTCGCCAACCTCGTCGGCGAGGAGTGTGTCACCGTCGCCATTGAGGCCGGCCTCGTCGACGAGGAACGCGTCTTGGATCTCGGCGACGCGCTCCACGCGCAGTTGCTCTGGCTTTAG
- the thpR gene encoding RNA 2',3'-cyclic phosphodiesterase — MRLFVSVDLDDPDAVAGTQAHLPDVASLRPVDPRGAHVTLKFLGEADPDRLDDALATAVDDAGVAPFRMVVGGFGVFPSLDYISVVWTGVREGAPELTRLHEAIERETTALGVDPADHAFTPHVTLARMDDARGTEAVQQVVREADPTVGRYDVTEVRLTESRPTDDGPAYRTVARFPLA, encoded by the coding sequence ATGCGACTGTTCGTCAGCGTCGACCTCGACGACCCCGACGCCGTCGCCGGCACACAGGCCCACTTGCCCGACGTGGCGAGCCTCCGTCCCGTCGACCCTCGAGGGGCCCACGTGACGCTGAAGTTCCTCGGCGAAGCCGACCCGGACCGCCTCGACGACGCCCTCGCGACGGCCGTCGACGACGCCGGCGTCGCGCCCTTCCGCATGGTCGTCGGCGGCTTCGGCGTCTTCCCCTCGCTCGACTACATCAGCGTCGTCTGGACGGGCGTCCGCGAGGGCGCCCCCGAACTCACGCGTCTGCACGAGGCGATCGAACGCGAGACGACGGCGCTCGGCGTCGACCCCGCCGACCACGCGTTCACGCCCCACGTCACCCTCGCACGGATGGACGACGCTCGGGGCACGGAAGCGGTCCAGCAGGTCGTTCGTGAGGCCGATCCCACCGTCGGCCGATACGACGTGACGGAGGTGCGTCTCACCGAGAGCCGACCGACGGACGACGGGCCGGCGTACCGGACGGTCGCGCGGTTCCCGCTGGCGTGA